A section of the Pedobacter sp. HDW13 genome encodes:
- a CDS encoding trypsin-like peptidase domain-containing protein → MKKILGITVLAAFIGGAAAIGGYKLFERNQTGSTISEKQNLYFANNPLKVSSAGTTDFTQAAAAVAPGVVHIKTTYAAQSGGGRSSSPFDMMEDFFGGGGRQMQRQPRAASGSGVIISQDGYIVTNNHVVENAEKVEVVLTDRRKVEAKVIGRDPNTDLALIKVNATNLPVVKMGNSDNVQVGEWVLAVGFPLDLNTTVTAGIVSAKNRSIGIIGREQQGNEITEEEYREYQRTGKRPDRPANTSIESFIQTDAAINPGNSGGALVNANGELVGINSAIASQSGYNQGYGFAIPVNLARKIVDDFMKYGSVKRGYIGVSFVPLSGEEKQEGVKTNEISGLYVNDVVAGGGAAAAGIKSGDVIKKVDGVVINDSPDLQERVGRLNPGDKVKLTVLRDGSLKDYTVTLKGEASVGLTANNTASKGAEVSKLGATFAPASQAQKAKYGINGGVVVTSVTTGKAFDNIGVEKGLIITKVNGQPVNSVADVQKALPLGRNNMVSISGVGEQGSYNYSFPAQ, encoded by the coding sequence ATGAAAAAAATATTGGGAATTACCGTGTTAGCTGCATTTATAGGTGGGGCAGCAGCAATAGGGGGTTACAAACTATTTGAACGTAACCAAACAGGCAGTACAATTTCTGAAAAACAGAATTTATATTTTGCAAATAATCCACTTAAGGTATCATCGGCAGGTACAACCGATTTTACACAGGCTGCAGCAGCAGTTGCGCCAGGTGTGGTGCACATTAAAACCACTTATGCCGCACAAAGTGGCGGTGGCAGAAGCTCTTCTCCGTTTGATATGATGGAAGATTTCTTCGGTGGCGGTGGCCGTCAAATGCAACGTCAGCCAAGGGCAGCATCGGGCTCAGGTGTAATCATCAGTCAGGATGGTTATATTGTAACCAACAACCACGTAGTAGAAAATGCAGAGAAGGTTGAAGTAGTTTTAACCGACAGACGTAAAGTAGAAGCCAAGGTAATTGGCCGCGACCCAAATACTGATTTAGCATTAATTAAAGTAAATGCAACCAATTTACCGGTAGTAAAAATGGGTAACTCTGATAATGTACAGGTAGGCGAGTGGGTTTTAGCGGTAGGTTTCCCGTTAGATTTAAATACAACGGTAACTGCAGGTATTGTGAGTGCTAAAAACCGCAGTATCGGTATCATTGGCCGCGAGCAACAAGGCAACGAAATTACAGAAGAAGAATACCGCGAATACCAACGTACTGGTAAAAGACCAGATCGTCCGGCAAATACAAGCATCGAATCTTTTATTCAGACAGATGCTGCCATTAACCCTGGTAACAGTGGTGGTGCACTTGTAAATGCAAATGGTGAGTTAGTTGGTATTAACTCAGCAATTGCTTCGCAAAGCGGTTATAACCAGGGCTATGGTTTTGCTATCCCGGTTAACCTTGCCCGTAAAATTGTTGATGATTTTATGAAATATGGTTCGGTTAAACGTGGATATATTGGTGTTAGTTTTGTTCCGTTAAGTGGAGAAGAAAAACAAGAAGGTGTTAAAACCAACGAAATCAGTGGTTTATATGTAAATGATGTAGTTGCTGGCGGTGGTGCTGCTGCGGCTGGTATTAAATCAGGCGACGTAATTAAAAAAGTTGATGGTGTGGTAATTAATGATTCGCCAGACTTACAGGAAAGAGTTGGTCGTTTAAATCCAGGCGATAAAGTTAAATTAACTGTATTGCGTGATGGATCTTTGAAAGACTACACTGTTACCCTTAAAGGTGAAGCCAGTGTAGGTTTAACGGCCAATAACACAGCAAGTAAAGGTGCTGAAGTTTCGAAATTGGGTGCAACTTTTGCTCCTGCCAGTCAGGCTCAAAAAGCTAAATACGGCATTAACGGCGGTGTAGTGGTAACTTCGGTTACAACTGGCAAAGCTTTCGATAACATTGGTGTAGAAAAAGGCTTAATTATTACAAAAGTAAACGGGCAACCTGTAAACTCGGTAGCCGACGTACAAAAAGCACTACCATTAGGTAGAAACAACATGGTAAGCATTAGTGGAGTTGGTGAGCAAGGATCGTATAACTACAGTTTCCCGGCTCAATAA
- a CDS encoding four-helix bundle copper-binding protein has protein sequence METRNNHALIKALLDCALACEHCAASCLQEEDLSMMIDCINLDRDCADICTQAARFLRRDSVIGPQYLLLCEEICRLCAAECGKHDHEHCRQCALMCEECADACHAHHEPIHQD, from the coding sequence ATGGAAACACGGAATAACCATGCCTTAATAAAGGCTTTATTAGACTGCGCACTGGCATGCGAGCATTGTGCAGCATCATGCCTGCAGGAAGAAGACCTTAGCATGATGATCGACTGTATTAATCTGGACCGCGATTGTGCCGACATTTGTACACAGGCCGCCAGGTTCTTGCGGCGTGATTCGGTAATCGGCCCTCAGTATTTACTGCTGTGCGAAGAAATTTGCAGGTTATGCGCTGCAGAGTGTGGTAAACACGACCATGAGCACTGCAGGCAGTGTGCCCTAATGTGCGAAGAATGTGCAGATGCCTGCCATGCGCATCACGAGCCAATTCACCAGGACTAA
- a CDS encoding sensor histidine kinase has translation MQQFKAPTFIIHVAGWLLFLTFPLLFINNEQSGQSSFLLLASPFYWLFCLTYMLMFYFNALVLVPKLMFKKRYLLYTATVLGLFSFVYYAQPYDNLLGHNKSVMAALKGETNKQPKGLNQSLQPGKDSVIGPNAEMPFGPLPNQDLRMQDPNLKKQKGILDLHKPDNIDVISLFIFMMIMGLSIATSTVERWQTAESKVVKAEAEKATAELSFLKAQINPHFLFNTLNNIYTQSVINSEHTSESIMKLSNIMRYVTDDVTQDFVLLRDEIDCVRDYIELQRLRLGADAEISFLVAGRSEGKKIAPLIFMTFIENAFKYGVTKKEKTVISINLSIDTNKIDFSCQNKIYGHKSNLERSGIGIANTRQRLTHLYPQQHSINIKNTGEMFTVNLCVNC, from the coding sequence ATGCAACAATTTAAAGCTCCAACTTTTATTATCCATGTGGCAGGTTGGCTTTTATTCCTAACCTTTCCATTGTTGTTCATCAATAACGAACAATCGGGACAAAGTAGCTTTTTGTTGCTGGCATCGCCATTTTACTGGCTGTTTTGTCTTACTTACATGTTAATGTTTTATTTCAATGCCCTGGTACTGGTTCCTAAACTCATGTTCAAAAAACGGTACCTGCTATATACGGCAACTGTTTTAGGCTTGTTTAGCTTTGTGTATTATGCCCAGCCTTACGACAACCTGCTTGGGCACAACAAAAGTGTAATGGCGGCATTAAAAGGCGAGACGAATAAACAACCAAAAGGCTTAAACCAATCGCTGCAGCCGGGTAAGGATAGTGTAATCGGGCCTAATGCAGAAATGCCTTTCGGCCCCCTGCCCAATCAGGATTTGAGAATGCAGGACCCGAACCTGAAAAAACAGAAAGGGATTTTAGATTTGCACAAACCCGATAATATTGACGTAATCAGCCTGTTTATTTTTATGATGATTATGGGTTTGAGTATTGCCACCAGTACCGTTGAGCGTTGGCAAACCGCCGAATCGAAAGTGGTAAAGGCAGAGGCCGAAAAGGCTACGGCCGAGCTTTCATTCCTGAAAGCACAAATCAACCCCCATTTTCTTTTCAATACCCTCAATAACATTTATACGCAGTCGGTCATCAATAGCGAACATACTTCAGAAAGTATCATGAAGCTTTCGAATATTATGCGTTACGTTACTGATGATGTAACGCAGGATTTTGTGCTGTTAAGGGATGAAATAGATTGTGTACGCGATTACATTGAATTGCAAAGGCTAAGACTGGGAGCCGATGCCGAAATCAGTTTTCTGGTAGCCGGAAGATCTGAAGGAAAAAAAATTGCACCCTTAATTTTTATGACCTTTATCGAAAATGCTTTTAAATATGGGGTAACCAAAAAGGAAAAAACCGTAATCAGTATTAATTTGAGCATCGATACTAATAAAATTGATTTCTCATGCCAGAATAAAATTTACGGACATAAATCTAATTTAGAGCGGTCGGGAATTGGAATAGCCAATACACGCCAAAGGTTAACACATTTATATCCACAGCAACACAGCATAAACATTAAAAACACCGGCGAAATGTTTACCGTTAATCTTTGTGTAAATTGCTAA